The proteins below come from a single Comamonas antarctica genomic window:
- a CDS encoding OBAP family protein — translation MHLRTTALVWAAAAALAGCGENNTASNVTAPGAPESAKTKVLDAGAAALQNKPPIEALNAYLNGFHFYNGRPEVQMQAHHYCAIVNEDVTQCVIYDGNQKDAKIMGVEYIVSAKLFATLPAAEKALWHSHVHEVKSGQLVAPGIPDIAEKALMKKLVGTYGKTWHTWHTDLGKPLPLGVPQLMMGFTADGQNDPQMVAARDRSLGIDSAAKRREREDIPAPAIDPGADAWQKGQVVQIDDPTGHPHAAPGAQ, via the coding sequence ATGCATCTGCGAACCACTGCCCTGGTGTGGGCCGCGGCCGCCGCGCTGGCCGGCTGCGGCGAGAACAACACCGCCTCGAATGTGACGGCGCCCGGCGCGCCCGAGTCCGCCAAGACCAAGGTGCTCGATGCCGGCGCCGCGGCGCTGCAGAACAAGCCGCCGATCGAGGCCCTCAATGCCTATCTCAACGGCTTTCACTTCTACAACGGCCGGCCCGAAGTGCAGATGCAGGCCCACCACTACTGCGCCATCGTCAACGAGGACGTGACGCAGTGCGTGATCTACGACGGCAACCAGAAGGACGCGAAGATCATGGGCGTCGAGTACATCGTCAGTGCCAAGCTCTTCGCCACGCTGCCCGCGGCCGAGAAGGCGCTGTGGCACAGCCATGTGCATGAGGTGAAGTCGGGCCAACTGGTCGCGCCCGGCATTCCCGACATCGCCGAGAAGGCGCTGATGAAGAAGCTGGTCGGCACCTATGGCAAGACCTGGCATACCTGGCATACCGATCTCGGCAAGCCCTTGCCGCTGGGCGTGCCGCAGCTGATGATGGGCTTCACCGCCGACGGCCAGAACGACCCGCAGATGGTGGCCGCGCGCGACCGCAGCCTCGGCATCGACAGCGCCGCCAAGCGCCGCGAGCGCGAAGACATCCCCGCGCCCGCGATCGATCCGGGCGCCGACGCCTGGCAAAAAGGCCAGGTCGTGCAGATCGACGATCCCACCGGCCACCCGCATGCGGCGCCGGGCGCGCAGTGA
- a CDS encoding substrate-binding domain-containing protein, which yields MLPFLSTPKPSLRLRRRVLSALLGTALSLAATAPWAVHAAEIRVVTSGGFSAAYDQLVPLYEQATGHTVVTARGASIGNAPDSIPSRMARGEQFDVVILADSALDQLVPQGKVQAGSHVDLARSMIGMSVRKGTPKPDIGSVAALRQTLLDAKSVAYSASASGTYLVNELFPRLGVAEQMQTKARKIYSERVGAVVLRGDAEIGFQQVSELLPFKELEFVGPLPDEVQQRVFFSAGVAVGAREPELARHLIRFLAAPAAAPIVRSTGMEPVAGR from the coding sequence ATGCTGCCCTTCCTCTCGACCCCGAAACCCTCGCTGCGGCTGCGCCGCCGCGTCCTGTCCGCCCTGCTGGGCACGGCTCTGAGCCTGGCCGCCACCGCCCCCTGGGCCGTGCACGCCGCGGAAATCCGCGTGGTCACCTCGGGCGGTTTTTCCGCGGCCTACGACCAGCTGGTGCCGCTGTATGAGCAGGCCACGGGCCATACGGTGGTGACGGCACGCGGGGCCTCGATCGGCAATGCGCCCGACTCCATCCCCAGCCGCATGGCCCGGGGCGAGCAGTTCGACGTCGTGATCCTGGCCGACTCGGCGCTGGACCAACTCGTGCCGCAGGGCAAGGTGCAGGCGGGAAGCCACGTGGATCTGGCGCGCTCGATGATAGGCATGAGCGTGCGCAAGGGCACGCCCAAGCCCGACATCGGCAGTGTCGCGGCACTGCGCCAGACACTGCTTGACGCCAAGAGCGTCGCCTATTCCGCCAGCGCCAGCGGCACCTACCTCGTCAACGAGCTGTTCCCGCGGCTGGGGGTGGCCGAGCAGATGCAGACCAAAGCCCGCAAGATCTACAGCGAACGCGTCGGGGCCGTGGTCTTGCGCGGCGATGCCGAGATCGGTTTCCAGCAGGTCAGCGAGCTGCTGCCCTTCAAGGAGCTGGAGTTCGTCGGTCCGCTGCCCGATGAAGTGCAGCAGCGCGTGTTCTTTTCCGCGGGCGTCGCGGTCGGAGCGCGCGAGCCGGAGCTCGCACGGCATTTGATACGCTTTCTCGCGGCACCGGCCGCCGCGCCGATCGTGCGCAGCACGGGCATGGAGCCCGTGGCGGGCCGATGA
- a CDS encoding hotdog fold thioesterase, whose protein sequence is MSIWKKSASVHALNRDSAKTAVSHLGIEITEIGDDYIVGRVPVDERTVQPFGLLHGGVSVVLAETLGSLGAFYASPEGHTAVGLDINANHLRAARSGWVTATAKPVHIGRTTHVWQIDMVNDEGQPTCTSRITMAILAPR, encoded by the coding sequence ATGTCGATCTGGAAAAAGTCCGCTTCCGTGCATGCCCTGAACCGCGACAGCGCCAAAACCGCGGTCAGCCACCTGGGCATTGAAATCACCGAGATCGGCGACGACTACATCGTCGGCCGCGTGCCGGTCGATGAGCGCACCGTGCAGCCCTTCGGGCTGCTGCATGGCGGCGTGAGCGTGGTGCTGGCCGAGACCCTGGGCTCGCTGGGCGCGTTCTACGCCAGCCCCGAAGGCCATACCGCGGTCGGCCTGGACATCAACGCCAACCACCTGCGCGCCGCGCGCAGCGGCTGGGTCACGGCCACCGCCAAGCCGGTGCACATCGGCCGCACGACCCATGTCTGGCAGATCGACATGGTCAACGATGAAGGCCAGCCGACCTGCACCTCGCGCATCACGATGGCGATCCTGGCGCCGCGCTGA
- a CDS encoding LysR family transcriptional regulator: MQRIKFDLAELRAFVVTAEKASFRLAAEALFLSPPALSRRVERLELALGARLLERTTRHVALTEVGKEFLHEARAALAGLDQAVQRVGDQLQLRRGRVTIACIPSIASHLLPQVLRAFASAQPDVQVHVIDENARQVVDCVLRGEADFGVSFTGSQEPALRFEALTRERYVLAMAHDHPWAAREEVAWAELAGQRLVSVSHQSGNRLLLDQVMAQLPEQPLAWYECNHVAGAVALVEAGLGLAVIPQLALRQGHREVRSVPLVAPEVWRTLGLLQRRDRVLGPPAQALRQCLLAVGFSAAPGSPS, encoded by the coding sequence ATGCAGCGCATCAAATTCGATCTGGCGGAGTTGCGGGCCTTCGTGGTCACGGCCGAGAAGGCCAGCTTTCGCCTGGCCGCCGAAGCCCTGTTCCTGTCGCCTCCGGCGCTGAGCCGGCGTGTCGAGCGCCTGGAGTTGGCGCTGGGCGCGCGGCTGCTCGAGCGCACGACGCGCCATGTGGCTTTGACGGAGGTCGGCAAGGAATTCCTGCACGAGGCGCGTGCCGCCTTGGCCGGGCTGGATCAAGCCGTGCAGCGGGTGGGCGACCAGTTGCAGCTGCGGCGTGGGCGGGTCACCATCGCGTGCATTCCATCGATTGCCAGCCATCTGCTGCCGCAGGTCTTGCGCGCGTTTGCCAGCGCGCAGCCCGATGTCCAGGTGCATGTCATCGATGAGAACGCCCGCCAGGTCGTGGACTGCGTTCTGCGCGGCGAAGCGGACTTCGGCGTGAGCTTCACCGGCAGCCAGGAGCCGGCATTGCGCTTCGAGGCGCTGACGCGCGAGCGCTATGTGCTGGCCATGGCCCATGACCATCCCTGGGCCGCGCGCGAGGAGGTGGCATGGGCCGAGCTGGCCGGCCAGCGCCTGGTCTCGGTGTCGCACCAGAGCGGCAACCGGCTGCTTCTGGACCAGGTGATGGCGCAGTTGCCCGAGCAGCCCCTGGCCTGGTACGAGTGCAACCACGTCGCGGGCGCCGTGGCCTTGGTCGAAGCCGGGCTGGGCCTGGCGGTCATACCCCAGCTCGCGCTGCGCCAGGGCCACCGCGAGGTGCGCAGCGTGCCGCTGGTCGCCCCCGAGGTCTGGCGCACCCTGGGCCTGCTGCAGCGGCGCGACCGCGTGCTCGGCCCGCCGGCGCAAGCCCTGCGGCAATGCCTGCTGGCCGTCGGCTTCAGCGCGGCGCCAGGATCGCCATCGTGA
- a CDS encoding acetyl-CoA hydrolase/transferase family protein, producing MSLIDRVRYSDFHPLIMSAEAAAALVPAGANVGMSGFTGAGYPKLLPQALAARARAEHAAGRPFKISAWTGASTAPEMDGLLAAADAYEKRLPFQSDPICRNKINAGEIHFIDMHLSHVAQQAWFGFLGEMKVAVIEVLGVLPDGRLIPSTSVGNNKTWLEIADKVILEVNTRPPLAMEGMHDIYYGTAIPPRRTPIHMTHAAERIGEPYLRVDPSKVIAVVETDQNDRNSGFALPDAVSTQIATHIIDFLAHEMKQGRLPKDMLPIQSGVGNVANAVLAGLLNGPFDNLLGFTEVLQDGMLDLLRTGKMRQASATAISLSNSAYEDFERNIDFYRERIILRPQEISNHPELVRRLGIIAMNSMIEADIYGNINSTHIMGSGMMNGIGGSGDFARNGYLSFFVTPSVAKDGKISCIVPMCSHVDHTEHDTQIIVTEQGLADLRGLSPRERAQVIIDKCAHPDFRPLLQDYFDRARQKGAQHTPHILGEALSWHERFLETGTMHG from the coding sequence ATGTCATTGATTGACCGCGTACGGTATAGCGATTTCCATCCCCTGATCATGAGCGCCGAAGCGGCGGCGGCCCTGGTGCCGGCGGGCGCCAACGTCGGCATGAGCGGGTTCACCGGCGCGGGTTATCCCAAGCTCCTGCCCCAGGCACTCGCGGCGCGCGCGCGCGCCGAGCATGCCGCGGGCCGGCCGTTCAAGATCAGCGCCTGGACCGGCGCCTCGACCGCGCCCGAGATGGACGGCCTGCTGGCCGCGGCCGATGCCTATGAAAAGCGCCTGCCCTTCCAGAGCGACCCGATCTGCCGCAACAAGATCAATGCCGGCGAGATCCATTTCATCGACATGCACCTGTCGCACGTCGCGCAGCAGGCATGGTTTGGTTTCCTCGGCGAGATGAAGGTCGCGGTGATCGAGGTGCTGGGCGTGCTGCCCGACGGCCGGCTGATCCCGTCGACCTCGGTGGGCAACAACAAGACCTGGCTCGAGATCGCCGACAAGGTGATCCTCGAGGTCAACACGCGCCCGCCGCTGGCCATGGAGGGCATGCACGACATCTATTACGGCACGGCCATCCCGCCGCGCCGCACGCCGATCCACATGACGCATGCCGCCGAGCGCATCGGCGAGCCGTACCTGCGCGTCGACCCGTCCAAGGTGATTGCCGTCGTCGAAACCGACCAGAACGACCGCAACTCGGGCTTCGCGCTGCCCGATGCGGTATCGACGCAGATCGCCACGCACATCATCGACTTCCTGGCGCACGAGATGAAGCAGGGCCGGCTGCCCAAGGACATGCTGCCGATCCAGTCGGGCGTGGGCAACGTCGCCAACGCGGTGCTGGCCGGGCTGCTCAACGGCCCGTTCGACAACCTGCTGGGCTTCACCGAGGTGCTGCAGGACGGCATGCTCGACCTGCTGCGCACCGGCAAGATGCGCCAGGCCTCGGCCACCGCGATCTCGCTGAGCAACAGCGCCTACGAGGACTTCGAGCGCAACATCGACTTCTACCGCGAGCGCATCATCCTGCGCCCGCAGGAGATCAGCAACCATCCCGAGCTGGTGCGCCGCCTGGGCATCATTGCCATGAACTCGATGATCGAGGCCGACATCTACGGCAACATCAATTCGACCCACATCATGGGCTCGGGCATGATGAACGGCATTGGCGGCTCGGGCGACTTCGCGCGCAACGGCTACCTGTCTTTCTTCGTCACGCCGTCGGTGGCCAAGGACGGCAAGATCAGCTGCATCGTGCCAATGTGCTCGCATGTCGACCATACCGAGCACGACACGCAGATCATCGTCACCGAGCAAGGCCTTGCCGACCTGCGCGGCCTGTCGCCGCGCGAGCGCGCGCAGGTCATCATCGACAAGTGCGCGCACCCCGACTTCCGCCCCCTGCTGCAGGATTACTTCGACCGCGCACGGCAAAAGGGCGCGCAGCACACGCCGCACATCCTGGGCGAGGCGCTGAGCTGGCATGAACGCTTTCTTGAAACGGGAACCATGCATGGCTGA
- a CDS encoding solute carrier family 23 protein, whose translation MGIFHWTEKSPDVLHSGGVIGPDERLPWPQTGLMGIQHVIAMFGSTVLAPILMGFDPNLAVLMSGIGTLIFFLITGGKVPSYLGSSFAFIGVVIAATGYAGQGANANIGVALGGIIACGAVYTLIGVLVQWLGTGWIERFMPPVVTGAVVAVIGLNLAAIPIKNMAASNFDSWMQALTFTTVGLVAVLTRGMLQRLLILVGLIVASIFYALLTNVAGLGKPIDLSGVANAAWLGLPQFHAPVFSGPAMLLIVPVVIILVAENLGHIKAVTAMTGKNIDQYMGRAFIGDGVATMVSGAGGGTGVTTYAENIGVMAATRIYSTAVFLCAALLAVLLGFSPKFGALIQAIPLPVMGGVSIVVFGLIAVAGANIWVRNQVDFSQNKNLIVAAITLILGTGEFTLKFGDFALGGIGTATFGAIILYALLDRKPR comes from the coding sequence ATGGGAATATTCCACTGGACCGAAAAGTCCCCCGATGTGCTGCATTCCGGGGGCGTGATCGGCCCCGATGAGCGCCTGCCCTGGCCGCAGACCGGCCTGATGGGCATCCAGCACGTGATTGCGATGTTCGGCTCGACCGTGCTGGCTCCCATCCTGATGGGCTTCGACCCCAACCTGGCGGTGCTGATGAGCGGCATCGGCACGCTGATCTTCTTCCTGATCACCGGCGGCAAGGTGCCCAGCTACCTGGGCTCGTCGTTTGCGTTCATCGGCGTGGTGATTGCCGCCACGGGCTATGCGGGCCAGGGCGCGAACGCCAACATCGGCGTGGCGCTGGGCGGCATCATTGCCTGCGGCGCGGTCTACACGCTGATCGGCGTGCTGGTGCAATGGCTGGGCACGGGCTGGATCGAGCGCTTCATGCCGCCGGTCGTGACCGGCGCCGTGGTCGCGGTCATCGGCCTGAACCTGGCCGCCATTCCGATCAAGAACATGGCGGCGAGCAACTTCGACAGCTGGATGCAGGCCCTGACCTTCACCACCGTCGGCCTGGTCGCGGTGCTCACGCGCGGCATGCTGCAGCGCCTGCTGATCCTGGTCGGCCTGATCGTCGCGAGCATCTTCTACGCGCTGCTGACCAACGTTGCCGGCCTGGGCAAGCCCATCGACCTGTCGGGCGTGGCCAACGCCGCCTGGCTGGGTCTGCCGCAGTTCCACGCGCCGGTGTTCAGCGGCCCCGCAATGCTGCTGATCGTGCCCGTGGTCATCATCCTGGTGGCCGAGAACCTGGGCCACATCAAGGCCGTCACGGCCATGACCGGCAAGAACATCGACCAGTACATGGGCCGCGCGTTCATCGGCGATGGCGTGGCGACCATGGTCAGTGGCGCGGGCGGCGGCACGGGCGTGACCACCTATGCCGAGAACATCGGCGTGATGGCCGCGACGCGCATCTACTCGACGGCGGTGTTCCTGTGCGCGGCGCTGCTGGCCGTGCTGCTGGGCTTCAGCCCCAAGTTCGGCGCGCTGATCCAGGCGATTCCGCTGCCGGTGATGGGCGGCGTGTCGATCGTGGTGTTCGGCCTGATTGCCGTGGCCGGCGCCAACATCTGGGTGCGCAACCAGGTCGACTTCTCGCAGAACAAGAACCTGATCGTGGCCGCGATCACGCTGATCCTGGGCACGGGCGAATTCACGCTCAAGTTCGGCGACTTCGCGCTGGGCGGCATCGGTACCGCGACCTTTGGCGCGATCATCCTGTACGCGCTGCTCGACCGCAAGCCGCGCTGA
- a CDS encoding Bug family tripartite tricarboxylate transporter substrate binding protein, whose protein sequence is MQRRSLFVATTLVAGLSMALCSAQAQDFPPKKPVTMVVGFAAGGSADIAARVIAKKLGENIGQSVVVDNKPGAGGNLAHAQVAKGPADGSVLLFGSIGPLSISPHFMKVGYDPLKDLAPITMGVTFPNVLVVPADTGIKTLAEFVAKAKREPGKLDFASTGPGSAAHLAGELLNDIARIDTLHVPYKGGAPALQDVLGNRVTAFYAAPPTALPHIESGKLIPLATTGLTRPAYLPNVPTVAETYPGFNATNWYAFVASAKTPTPLLERWNAELVKVLNNPEVRDNLLKHGQTAAPTSREELGKFIATEYGKWGRIIRERKLSAD, encoded by the coding sequence ATGCAGCGACGTTCCTTGTTCGTGGCCACCACCCTGGTGGCCGGTCTTTCCATGGCCCTTTGCAGCGCCCAGGCACAGGATTTTCCGCCCAAAAAGCCCGTCACGATGGTCGTGGGTTTCGCCGCCGGCGGCTCCGCGGACATCGCGGCGCGCGTGATCGCCAAGAAGCTTGGCGAGAACATCGGCCAGTCGGTCGTGGTCGACAACAAGCCGGGCGCGGGCGGCAATCTGGCGCATGCGCAGGTGGCCAAGGGCCCGGCGGATGGCTCGGTGCTGCTGTTCGGCTCCATCGGCCCCTTGAGCATCTCGCCGCACTTCATGAAGGTCGGCTACGACCCGCTCAAGGACTTGGCGCCAATCACCATGGGCGTGACCTTCCCCAACGTGCTGGTGGTGCCTGCCGACACGGGCATCAAGACGCTGGCCGAGTTCGTGGCCAAGGCCAAACGCGAACCGGGCAAGCTGGACTTCGCCTCCACCGGCCCGGGCTCGGCGGCCCATCTGGCTGGCGAACTGCTCAATGACATTGCCAGGATCGATACCCTGCATGTGCCCTACAAGGGCGGCGCGCCAGCCCTGCAGGACGTGCTGGGCAACCGCGTGACCGCGTTCTACGCCGCGCCGCCCACCGCCCTGCCGCACATCGAGAGCGGCAAGCTCATCCCCTTGGCGACCACCGGACTGACCCGTCCGGCCTATCTGCCGAACGTGCCCACGGTGGCCGAGACCTACCCCGGCTTCAATGCGACCAACTGGTATGCCTTCGTGGCCTCGGCGAAGACCCCGACGCCCCTGCTCGAGCGCTGGAATGCCGAACTGGTCAAGGTCCTGAACAATCCCGAGGTGCGCGACAACCTGCTCAAGCACGGCCAGACCGCCGCGCCGACGAGCCGCGAGGAGCTCGGCAAGTTCATCGCCACCGAGTACGGCAAATGGGGCCGGATCATCCGTGAACGCAAGCTCAGCGCCGACTGA
- a CDS encoding acetoacetate--CoA ligase produces MSKLPAYLPQIRRYQDWLAERHGLRFADYDALWRWSVTELDTFWQSIWDYCDLQSPTPHTAVLARNVMPGAEWFPGAQVNYTQQVLRHTEAAAAAGMPAVISRNEQGLHRELSWPELRRQVAALALHLRDQGVQPGDRVAAYLPNIPEAMVALLACASIGAVWSICAPDMGTQAVLDRFRQIEPKVLIAVDGVHYAGRDLDRQTVLAELRAQLPSLQQVILVNNLDLALDRADCAHWGRITARDDAATAAFEPLWLPFDHPLWIVYSSGTTGLPKPIVHGHGGMVLVAMQLKGLHNDVGCSWDPNSWGERFHWYSSTGWVMWNAQVSGLLGGTTCVIFDGSPGGSKEQPDWGVLWRFAAETGVTCFGSGAAFYANCMKAGVDLSACGDLSRVRALGSTGSPLSAEVQQWGTDQFRALRAQAEAQGRPGLPSDEDIWWNNISGGTDFCGAFLGGHRELPQVPGVMQCRQLGAAVEAWDDQGRPVIDEVGELVCSQPIPSMPLYFWGDTDGRRYRASYFEHFAPGQGRRPGGGDTGPEAGAVWRHGDWIRVTPEGGCVIYGRSDATINRHGLRMGTSEIYRAVEALPEVLDSLVVDLEYLGRDSYMPLFVVLRPGVELDAALRARINGAIRSGVSPRFVPDEIFEVAEVPRTLSGKKQELPIKQLLLGKPLAQVVNKDTMANPGCLAWYEALAQMRQVAAAEAASA; encoded by the coding sequence ATGTCCAAACTTCCCGCCTACCTTCCCCAGATCCGCCGCTACCAAGACTGGCTGGCCGAACGCCATGGCCTGCGCTTTGCCGACTACGACGCGCTCTGGCGCTGGTCGGTCACCGAACTCGACACCTTCTGGCAGAGCATCTGGGACTACTGCGACCTGCAGTCGCCCACGCCGCACACCGCGGTGCTGGCGCGCAACGTGATGCCGGGCGCCGAGTGGTTTCCGGGCGCGCAGGTCAATTACACGCAGCAGGTGCTGCGCCATACCGAAGCCGCGGCCGCTGCCGGCATGCCGGCCGTCATCAGCCGCAACGAGCAGGGCCTGCACCGCGAACTGAGCTGGCCCGAACTGCGCCGCCAGGTCGCGGCGCTGGCGCTGCATCTGCGCGACCAGGGAGTGCAGCCCGGCGACCGCGTGGCCGCCTACCTGCCGAATATTCCCGAGGCCATGGTGGCGCTGCTGGCCTGCGCCAGCATTGGCGCGGTCTGGAGCATCTGCGCGCCCGACATGGGCACGCAGGCGGTGCTCGACCGCTTCCGCCAGATCGAGCCCAAGGTGCTGATTGCCGTCGACGGCGTGCACTACGCGGGCCGCGACCTCGACCGCCAGACGGTGCTGGCCGAGCTGCGCGCGCAACTGCCCAGCCTGCAGCAGGTGATCCTGGTCAACAACCTGGACCTGGCGCTCGATCGCGCCGACTGCGCGCACTGGGGCCGGATCACGGCGCGCGACGATGCGGCCACCGCCGCCTTCGAGCCGCTGTGGCTGCCCTTCGACCATCCGCTGTGGATCGTCTATTCGAGCGGCACCACCGGCCTGCCCAAGCCCATCGTGCACGGCCATGGCGGCATGGTGCTGGTGGCCATGCAGCTCAAGGGCCTGCACAACGATGTCGGCTGCAGCTGGGACCCCAACAGCTGGGGCGAGCGCTTCCACTGGTACAGCTCGACCGGCTGGGTGATGTGGAATGCCCAGGTGTCGGGCCTGCTCGGCGGCACGACCTGCGTGATCTTCGATGGCAGCCCCGGCGGCAGCAAGGAGCAGCCCGACTGGGGCGTGCTGTGGCGCTTTGCGGCCGAGACCGGCGTGACCTGCTTTGGCTCGGGCGCGGCGTTCTATGCGAACTGCATGAAGGCCGGCGTGGACTTGTCGGCCTGCGGCGACCTGTCGCGCGTGCGCGCGCTGGGCTCGACCGGCTCGCCGCTGTCGGCCGAGGTGCAGCAGTGGGGCACCGACCAGTTCCGCGCGCTGCGCGCGCAGGCCGAGGCGCAGGGCCGGCCCGGGCTGCCCTCCGATGAGGACATCTGGTGGAACAACATCTCCGGCGGCACCGATTTCTGCGGCGCCTTCCTGGGCGGCCACCGCGAGCTGCCGCAGGTGCCGGGCGTCATGCAGTGCCGCCAGCTGGGCGCGGCCGTCGAGGCCTGGGACGACCAGGGCCGGCCGGTCATCGACGAGGTCGGCGAACTGGTCTGCAGCCAGCCCATCCCGTCGATGCCGCTGTATTTCTGGGGCGACACCGATGGCCGGCGCTACCGCGCAAGCTATTTCGAGCATTTCGCGCCGGGCCAGGGCCGCCGGCCCGGCGGCGGCGACACCGGGCCCGAGGCCGGCGCGGTCTGGCGCCATGGCGACTGGATCCGCGTCACGCCCGAAGGCGGCTGCGTGATCTACGGCCGCAGCGACGCGACCATCAACCGCCACGGCCTGCGCATGGGCACCAGCGAGATCTACCGCGCGGTCGAAGCCCTGCCCGAAGTGCTCGACAGCCTGGTGGTCGACCTCGAATACCTGGGCCGCGACAGCTACATGCCGCTGTTCGTCGTGCTGCGCCCGGGCGTGGAACTCGATGCGGCGCTGCGCGCGCGCATCAACGGCGCGATCCGCAGCGGCGTCTCGCCGCGCTTCGTGCCCGACGAGATCTTCGAGGTGGCCGAGGTGCCGCGCACGCTCAGCGGCAAGAAGCAGGAGCTGCCGATCAAGCAGCTGCTGCTGGGCAAGCCGCTGGCGCAGGTGGTGAACAAGGACACCATGGCCAACCCCGGCTGCCTGGCCTGGTACGAGGCGCTGGCACAGATGCGCCAGGTGGCCGCGGCGGAGGCGGCCTCCGCCTAG
- a CDS encoding cob(I)yrinic acid a,c-diamide adenosyltransferase, which produces MGNRLTQIATRTGDDGTTGLGDNTRVSKHSGRPHAMGDVDELNSHLGLLLCEPLPQDVRELLVDVQHQLFNLGGELSIPGFELLKDDALLQLDNALAHYNAQLPRLQEFILPVGTRAAAQAHVCRTVARRAERMVVALEQAEAMRPAPRQYLNRLSDLMFVLARVLNRMQGGDDVYWKSERLKAQGEGGA; this is translated from the coding sequence ATGGGCAACCGCCTGACACAGATCGCCACGCGCACCGGAGACGACGGCACCACCGGCCTGGGCGACAACACCCGCGTCTCGAAGCACAGCGGCCGCCCGCATGCGATGGGCGACGTCGACGAACTCAACTCGCATCTGGGCCTGCTGCTGTGCGAGCCGCTGCCGCAGGACGTGCGCGAACTGCTGGTCGATGTCCAGCACCAGCTGTTCAACCTGGGCGGCGAGCTGTCGATCCCGGGTTTCGAGCTGCTCAAGGACGACGCCCTGCTGCAGCTCGACAATGCGCTCGCGCACTACAACGCACAGCTGCCGCGGCTGCAGGAGTTCATCCTGCCTGTGGGCACGCGCGCCGCGGCGCAGGCCCATGTCTGCCGCACCGTGGCGCGCCGCGCCGAGCGCATGGTGGTGGCGCTGGAGCAGGCCGAGGCGATGCGGCCCGCGCCGCGCCAGTACCTGAACCGCCTGTCCGACCTGATGTTCGTGCTGGCGCGCGTGCTCAACCGCATGCAGGGCGGCGACGACGTCTACTGGAAGAGCGAGCGCCTGAAGGCGCAGGGCGAAGGCGGCGCCTGA